The Virgibacillus siamensis sequence TCAGCTGCTTGAGACACGGTGTTTCCGATTGTACGATATCATCACCGAGCAAAACAGCAAATGGCTCGTCCCCGATAAACTTGCGGGCACTCCATACCGCATGTCCCAGTCCTTTTGGTTCTTTTTGACGGATAAAATGAAGTTCAACATTGGAAGATTTCTGTACTTTTTCAAGCAGTTCATACTTGCCTTTTTTCATCAGATTATCTTCCAGCTCGAAGTTGTAGTCGAAATGATCCTCAATGGCACGCTTTCCTTTTCCAGTTACAATGATAATATCCTCGATGCCGGATTCAATTGCTTCTTCTACGATATATTGGATGGTTGGCTTGTCCACGATCGGCAGCATTTCCTTTGGCATCGCCTTTGTCGCTGGTAGAAATCTTGTTCCGAGTCCCGCTGCAGGAATAATTGCTTTTTTTATGTTGCTCATTTTAGTGGATACCTCCTCAAATTTTGCGTTTTTAGATTCATTTATTTTATCGTTTCACCATCTATTTAAACAAAAGATTAGACGAAATCCAATCCATTGTGAAATTATTTACAATTATTTTACACGATTCAACAACAGAAGGCGACATTATTCGCCATTGTTAATGAGTCCGCCCTTGATTGTCAGCAGAACGATTTTTAAATCAAGTAAAAAGCTCCAGTTTTCAATGTAGTATATATCGTGATTGATTCGGTCACGGATTGATGTATCACCGCGCAGTCCATTCACCTGTGCCCACCCGGTGATACCGGGCCGAACCTGATGCTTGACCATGTATTTCGGGATTTCCTCTTTGAACTTCTCTACAAAATACGGCCGCTCCGCCCGTGGTCCGATGACGCTCATATTGCCTTTTAACACGTTATAAAACTGGGGCAGCTCATCAAGGCTTGTTTTTCGTAAAAAGTCTCCGAATTTCGTCTTCGCATCCGTATCTTTTGGCGTCCATGTTGTTTCCGAATCAACTTCCTTCACTTTCATCGATCTAAATTTATACATGACAAACGGCCGGCTGTCTTTTCCGACACGCTCCTGTTTGAAAATGACAGGACCGGGTGAGGTTATTTTGATGCCAATGGCAATGATCAGCATAACCGGCATCGTAATGATTAACGCCACCAGGGAGAATAGGATATCAAACACCCTTTTCGTCATGACGTTTTTCGCTTCGTGCAGCGGTACATCACGAACATTAATAACAGGTATTCCCTCAATGCTGTCCATATACGGCTTTGCCGGAAGAAAGTTATAATAATCCGGAATAATGGTTGTGCGAATCCCTTTTCGCTCACAAACCGAAATGATGTACCGCAAGTTATCGTGCCGGATTTGTGAGAGTGCGATGACAACCTCATCCACAATTTTTTCCTCCAGTATTCGTTCCAGGTCATGAATCTTCCCAATAACGTTTGCCCGATCCGGCAATGTTGGCTTATCGATTAAAAACCCGATAATCTCGACACCATATTCCGGATGTTTGCGCAGTTTCTCACAATAAGCCTTCCCCTGCATTCCATCGCCCAACACCAGTGCGAACTGTTTGTTGTACCCTTTGTTGCGCATCCGGTTCATCGTTGCCTTGACGATAAGCCGGAATGTCAGCGTGAACACAACAGCAAAGATAAAAAACAGGAACAGATAAATCCTCGAAAAGTCCAACGTTTTAAACAAAAACAAGGTACTCAGAATGAAGAATCCACTCAGCACATGCAGCTGGATGACCTTGGCCATTTCAAACAGGAATCGCTTCTTCCGTTTGGGAACATATAATGCGAACATCATTCCCATCAGAATAAAAATGACACTGTACATGGAACTCCAGAAGGCATATACCGGAAATGGCAGGAATCCCGCGTCACCACTGTAAATGATGACAAAACGGATGTACCAGGCTGCCAAAAATGCCAGATGGATGACCAGAAAATCCATGATCATGTATAAATTTGCCAGGAATCGTTCTCTTCCTCTAATCATTTACCTCGGCTCCCGATTTGTTAATGTGGTTCCGGCTTCAGCTGTCCAGTTCTTTTTCCACTGTCCGCAATGCTGCTGCGATGACCTGGTGCATATCATAATATTTATATGTCCCAAGCCGTCCCCCGAAAATGACATTCTCCTGTGCATCGGCAAGTTCCTTATATTTCTTATACAAATCATTGTTCCGTGTATCATTGACCGGATAGTATGGTTCATCCCCATGCTGCCACTCTTTCGGATATTCTTTCGTCACAACGGTTTTATCCTGTGTGCCGAATTCAAAATGTTTATGTTCGATCATGCGGGTGTACGGTGTTTCACGATCTGTGTAATTGACAACGGCATTGCCCTGATAGTTTGGCATATCATGAATTTCATGTTCGAAATCAAGGCTGCGGTATTCCAGCACCCCATGCTCATAATTGAAATACTGATCAATCATGCCGGTGAAGACGACCTTGTCTGCCTTGGCCATCAGTTCTTTCCGATTCTCAAAGAAATCCGTATACAGCTGAACATCGGTATTTTCCAGCATTTTTTCGATGATTTTGTTGTAGCCGCCGATTGGAATTCCCTGGTAGCGGTCATTAAAATAGTTGTTATCATATGTAAACCGTACCGGAAGCCGCTTAATAATGAATGCCGGTAAATCGGTGCATGACCGGCCCCATTGTTTTTCGGTATAGCCTTTGATCAGTTTTTCGTAAATATCGTTTCCAACAAGTGAAATCGCCTGTTCTTCCAGGTTTTTCGGCTTATCGATGCCGGCATTCTGTTTTTGCTCTTCAATTTTTGCTGCCGCTTCATCCGGTGTGACAGCACCCCACAATTTGTTAAACGTATTCATGTTGAACGGCATGTTGTAGATTTCACCTTTGTAGTTGGCGACCGGTGAGTTTGTGTACCGATTAAACTCGACAAACTGATTCACATATTCCCAGATTTCTTTATTGTTCGTATGGAAAATATGCGCGCCATATTTATGTACATTGACCCCTTCCACATCTTCGCAATAGACATTTCCGCCGATATGGTCCCGCTTATCAATCACAAGACATTTCTTCCCGCGTTTATGCGCCTCATAGGCAAATGTGGAACCAAACAGTCCGGATCCAACAATTAAATAATCGTACATGATTTAGAAACCTCCTTAAGATGTCGCTTTTTTCTTCTTTCGTAAATTGGACAAATAGGCCAGTATAAATTTAGCCAGAATCGATGCGTATACTGCGGTGTTCACCGGTTTCGAATACTTGTCCAGCATATGTTTTTTGTAAAAAATAATCATGGCCCGGTGGAATTCAAACAACACTTTATTCGACTTCTGCTTATTGCTCGCACCCTTCAGATGGATAATTGTTGTCTGCGGATTGTAGGTAATCCTCCAGCCGGCCTCTTTTATCCGGTAGCACCAGTCAATATCCTCCCCGTACATGAAGTACGTTTCATCAAGCAGACCAACCTGATCAATCGTTTCTTTGCGCACCATCATAAATGCACCGACCAGGCAGTCGACAGGCGCTTCCTGGAATTCATCTATATAACCCATATGGTAATGGTTTAGTTTTCTGCTGTTCGGAAAAATTTTGCTCAATCCGGTCATATAAAAGAAGGAAGCGGACGGTGTCGGAAACCCGCGCTTGCATGCTTTATCAAGCTGTCCGTCACCAAGAACGACCCTGCAGCCGGATGCACCGATGTCCGGGTGCTGATCCATATAGGCAGTCATCATATCCAGTGTATCTTCACGGATGAGCGTATCGGAATTCAGAAGCAGGATATACCTTCCTTCCGCCTCACGAATCGCCTGGTTATTCGCCTTGGCAAACCCGAGATTTTTATCATTTGCGATGATCTTCACATCATCAAATTGCTGCTCCATATATTCAACTGATCTGTCCGATGACGCATTATCGACCAAAATGATTTCATACGTATACGACGTATCTGAATTTCGGATGGAATGAATTGCATCCGCTGTAATGATTTTCGTATTGTAATTGACGATAATAATGCTGATATCCTTCATATGCTACCAAATCCCTTTAAAGTATGTTCGGATTTTTTCAGCGGAAACCGATCGTTGGGCTTGGATCAGCCTCCTTGCCTTCTGCATCTGTTTCCGATTTTTCCGGAATTCCCGCCAGATTGACAAAATTTGCGGTTCTTTTATTAGTATATATGAATTTTGACAAAATTCATATAATAATATTGCTGGAAGGAAACGTACCAAGGTTAAAAGCGGGCAATTTTTGACCATAAAGTAGTAGCGGTTGATGTACGAATGCTGCCTGATTTTCAGGGAAATGTCCGTACGGCTTTTACTGACCGCCCAACCCCGTTCATGCGTTGCCGTCGCATCCGGCACAAAAACCGCTTTCCAGCCCGTAATGTTCGCCCGCCAGCTCACATCAATATCTTCCTTATACGCGAAAAAATGATCGTCATAAAATTCGTGATTGATGCTGACCGCGTTAATCATTTCGTAGCGGTACACCGCCGCCGCACCGGACACCCCAAAAATGGCTGTTTTGCCATCATACTGCCCGGTATCCGTCTCACCGGACCCCCGGTCATACGCCCGGAAATTCTTTTTGATATTGATCCCGGTCGTATCAAGTATTTTGTTGCCGCTGTCCCTGTACAGCTTGCCGGTTGCCATCCCAATGGTAGGGTCCTGCTCCATTTCCGTGATAATTGCTTTGATGTAATCCGGATGCAATGTGACATCCGGGTTCAGCACCAGCACATAATCGGCATCCGGATTCTCTTGGATAGCCAGATTGTGTCCGCCGGTAAAGCCGGTGTTGGCTTTGTTCTCGATCAATGTCACGGTCTTCGGGCCAAACGATTTTACCACCTTGCACGTATGATCGTGTGAATGATTGTCCACCACGATGATGGAGTGGACCGGATGTGATTGCCCGAGCACCGCTTCGATGCACGGCTTGATATCATCTTCGCTATTAAATGTAACGATGTGAACAGCAACTTTTTTCATTGGGTTACAACCTTTGTATGTCACTTATCTTTAATTCTTTTCTTGTACTGCTCATGCTTATCCTTAATAAACAGCCCATTTGGCCGGAATAGCTTTGCCCTTCCCATGAATATTTCAGCAGCATCAATTTGATCATATGCCTCCATAAGCAGCGCCAATTCCCGATACATAACACCTTTATCAAGCTTTTTGTTCACACCAAGGATATTTTGAAAATTTTGCTCCTGCTCTTCAATAGCAGTTAGTTTCTTTTCCATGCTTAACAGTTCCTCTATAAGATTCGCACAAGGCTTTTTTAAATGAGAGGGAAGCTTCAGTTTTTGCTCCATATATTTAATCATACTATTTCGTAAAGTCTTTGAAAGGATAGGATATATCCTTTTTATATCCTTGAAGGTTGTTTCCATATGAGCAAAATTGTGTCCATCTACAATTTCTTCATTTTGATAACTAATATTAAAGTTGTCGTTGAGCCAATCATTATCAATCTTCGTGACAGCTTTAATAATCTGCTTTTCATTTACGGTAATATCGTATTTTTCCCCTTTGATCTCATACAATGGAAAATAATCTTTTTCATAACGTTTTTCATTCATCTTGCCGCCTTTAATAATTGGAACTTCTTCATTTATGTGAGCAAGCAGGTTACCTGTGAACATAGACATGCTTGGATTCGTACTTATCTTTTTTATTCCATTGATAGTATGCTTATCAATGCCAATCTCCACCAAAAAATGCCCCACTGGCCCAAATTCATGCTTCACTGCATCCTCAAATGGGAATACCTCTACGGCTTCTTTTCCAAACACTTCTACAAAATTACCAATTCTATCTACAAATAATCTTGGTAAAATACCGCTTATCAGATTATCAAAAATATTTTCGTACTTCTGTCCCGCCTTCATTCGTTGCTGAATCATGCTTATAGCCCATTTCACCGGGTTCCTTGTGTACGTAATCACCCTGAATTTGGCCTGTGTGAGACCAATTCCTTCCAGGTACTGTTTGAAACTTTCAATATTTGATTTGAACAACATTGATAAATCTTCCCCAGATAAAACCAGCTTTTTTGCATCAGTTTCCTCCAAAAGCGCTTTAAGTTTATCTAAGTTATTTCTATTTGTCTGTTCTATTTCTTCCTTTGACAATCCGCGGATAATATTAGCGTGGTATGTCTCTGGTTTTTCACAAAAGGCGCTATATAAAGGTACCGAATGATTGGGAACCCAACACCTTGGATATAAAACACCTTCTTTTAGTAAGGCATCGTTATTTGTCTTATTGAACATTGTTTCTTGAATACTTGTCGTTCCTGTTTTATGTAACCCAACATGTAAAATTACTTCCTTAATATTATTAATTGACAACGACTATCACTCCTCTCCTTTTTGAAAGAGCTGGCTGGAAACGAATTTTCCAACTCTAGCGTTTCTTGTCAACTTCATTACATAAATAATCAATCAACTCAAGAAGATCCTTCTGTTCAAGTTTGACATCCTCATTGTCATAAGAATTCTCATTCAGCTCAGCAAAAAATTCACTGTCGCTGTTCCAGTATTTGCCTTTAATGTACCTGCAATCTTCTTCAAAGTGATCCAGCACTTCACGACGCTGCTTATAATTTAGAATATCTTTACCCTTCCCCTTGTTCAACAAGTCGTCTGGAAGTGATTCAATCACCTTGTGCCGCGCTTTTTGATTATAATTACGTTTTTGATTGTTATCCAACCTTGCCCGCATTCTTCTTAACAGCTCATATCGCTGAAAACTTAACGACTCATTAACAGTGGACGTTTCCTTGTAATCCTCTGTACGTTCAATACCGATAACATTCAACAAATCATCGATTATATTACCGTTATTAAATACGTCTTTATTGAACGGACGGACAATCATATTCTTAACACCAAAGACAAGTGCCCATTTGTCAAGCCTCGGGCCATACGGACTTAGTCTCTTTAATATTTGGGGTACATTAATTCGTGCTGGCGCGTGAGGACTGGCAACCCGTTCATTGTGTTCTGCCATAGAAATAAAATAATCATCATACCTGCGCAAATAGATGACGACTTTTACATCAAAGTCATCAAAAGCATCTTTTAGAAGTTTTAATTCATCGATTGTTTTATAAACATCGAAAAATGTCTCTGATGAAATCAATACTTTTTCGCAGTCTGTCTTTCTAATCCGGTTCAACAGTTTCTCAACAGGCTCTCTGGATGAATGTATTTCCGGTTTGTTCAACCAGCCGCATATTTTTCCCACAACGGAGAACGAAATATCATGCTGTGCTGTCATCTTGGGAAAAGTAGGGCTTACAGGATACAGAAGTCCCCTGTCCTTCAAATACTCCTTGTTTTGGTAAAACGACTCCTGAATCGAGGATGTTGCCGTTTTAGCACTCCCAATATGAATGTACAGTGTTTTTTTCATCATTTACACTCCTGATAATTACAAATTAGTTTCGCTCTATTTTCAAACTTACTTCCCTGAACATTTTCAAAAATTCATCATCAGATAATTCTAAACCAACTCCACTTTTGGCCTTGTAGTTGCCTTGATTGCCAAATAGCTGGCCGTCCATTCTACCCAGATATTCTTTAGCTACTTTCCGGTTTGATTCATCATAG is a genomic window containing:
- a CDS encoding glycosyltransferase family 2 protein translates to MKKVAVHIVTFNSEDDIKPCIEAVLGQSHPVHSIIVVDNHSHDHTCKVVKSFGPKTVTLIENKANTGFTGGHNLAIQENPDADYVLVLNPDVTLHPDYIKAIITEMEQDPTIGMATGKLYRDSGNKILDTTGINIKKNFRAYDRGSGETDTGQYDGKTAIFGVSGAAAVYRYEMINAVSINHEFYDDHFFAYKEDIDVSWRANITGWKAVFVPDATATHERGWAVSKSRTDISLKIRQHSYINRYYFMVKNCPLLTLVRFLPAILLYEFCQNSYILIKEPQILSIWREFRKNRKQMQKARRLIQAQRSVSAEKIRTYFKGIW
- a CDS encoding glycosyltransferase family 2 protein, whose protein sequence is MKDISIIIVNYNTKIITADAIHSIRNSDTSYTYEIILVDNASSDRSVEYMEQQFDDVKIIANDKNLGFAKANNQAIREAEGRYILLLNSDTLIREDTLDMMTAYMDQHPDIGASGCRVVLGDGQLDKACKRGFPTPSASFFYMTGLSKIFPNSRKLNHYHMGYIDEFQEAPVDCLVGAFMMVRKETIDQVGLLDETYFMYGEDIDWCYRIKEAGWRITYNPQTTIIHLKGASNKQKSNKVLFEFHRAMIIFYKKHMLDKYSKPVNTAVYASILAKFILAYLSNLRKKKKATS
- a CDS encoding undecaprenyl-phosphate glucose phosphotransferase, with translation MIRGRERFLANLYMIMDFLVIHLAFLAAWYIRFVIIYSGDAGFLPFPVYAFWSSMYSVIFILMGMMFALYVPKRKKRFLFEMAKVIQLHVLSGFFILSTLFLFKTLDFSRIYLFLFFIFAVVFTLTFRLIVKATMNRMRNKGYNKQFALVLGDGMQGKAYCEKLRKHPEYGVEIIGFLIDKPTLPDRANVIGKIHDLERILEEKIVDEVVIALSQIRHDNLRYIISVCERKGIRTTIIPDYYNFLPAKPYMDSIEGIPVINVRDVPLHEAKNVMTKRVFDILFSLVALIITMPVMLIIAIGIKITSPGPVIFKQERVGKDSRPFVMYKFRSMKVKEVDSETTWTPKDTDAKTKFGDFLRKTSLDELPQFYNVLKGNMSVIGPRAERPYFVEKFKEEIPKYMVKHQVRPGITGWAQVNGLRGDTSIRDRINHDIYYIENWSFLLDLKIVLLTIKGGLINNGE
- the glf gene encoding UDP-galactopyranose mutase, with amino-acid sequence MYDYLIVGSGLFGSTFAYEAHKRGKKCLVIDKRDHIGGNVYCEDVEGVNVHKYGAHIFHTNNKEIWEYVNQFVEFNRYTNSPVANYKGEIYNMPFNMNTFNKLWGAVTPDEAAAKIEEQKQNAGIDKPKNLEEQAISLVGNDIYEKLIKGYTEKQWGRSCTDLPAFIIKRLPVRFTYDNNYFNDRYQGIPIGGYNKIIEKMLENTDVQLYTDFFENRKELMAKADKVVFTGMIDQYFNYEHGVLEYRSLDFEHEIHDMPNYQGNAVVNYTDRETPYTRMIEHKHFEFGTQDKTVVTKEYPKEWQHGDEPYYPVNDTRNNDLYKKYKELADAQENVIFGGRLGTYKYYDMHQVIAAALRTVEKELDS